One window of the Colletotrichum destructivum chromosome 6, complete sequence genome contains the following:
- a CDS encoding Putative histone H2B, histone H2A/H2B/H3, histone-fold gives MPPKAADKKPASKAPATASKAPEKKDAGKKTAASGDKKKRTKSRKETYSSYIYKVLKQVHPDTGISNRAMSILNSFVNDIFERVASEASKLAAYNKKSTISSREIQTSVRLILPGELAKHAVSEGTKAVTKYSSSTK, from the exons ATGCCccccaaggccgccgacaagaagcccgcctccaaggcccccgccaccgcctccaaggctcccgagaagaaggatgcTGGCAAGAAGACCGCTGCCTCtggcgacaagaagaagcgcaccAAGTCCCGCAAGGAGACCTACTCTTCCTACATCTACAAGG TCCTGAAGCAGGTCCACCCCGACACTGGTATCTCCAACCGCGCCATGTCCATTCTCAACTCTTTCGTCAATG ACATCTTCGAGCGTGTCGCTTCCGAGGCCTCCAAGCTTGCTGCCTACAACAAGAAGTCCACCATCTCCTCTCGCGAGATCCAGACATC TGTCCGCCTCATCCTGCCCGGTGAGCTGGCCAAGCACGCTGTTTCGGAAGGCACCAAGGCCGTCACCAAGTACTCTTCTTCCACGAAATAA
- a CDS encoding Putative G-patch domain, R3H domain, R3H domain superfamily protein: protein MPRGGKRGGGGARAPPRNAPRSRGNDRSAPDSVPGIGSAGFTLQDEARSTAHRSSPWSSDSRLRHRPITFVNTGSSEPLKQLEDILQKEDAAVQSGGTSDVAPILSESHDTFLDKLDKLASASDEICIPDETLVDVAGDLAILPGQDWCLNANFKSINEEDNTNSVEAEVPTPLPFFLDTTGDKRLLEKVPTQTAERSPSPVPSDSSEEIILFRGRNKAPRDKRRQKQRKQKQKLKQRPFNLGGIRTEIQAVENTVRSKENDNVRGSEEDKLNSTRQLHQGVRASRNQEDDLIADYIANMREHGDVDGLIPAQAYSRRDIGGSLSESESIEESFQTITGLDQANMVSSDVSEPDNTVAEVDTTTQPSDAEITQKTRKHTDMCSSTQVDDGLLSPQSEPSDQDIGDGLFASAADRFANEVDDFDFMDWNRPALKRKKGKGAKGKVPVFDISDSELEGKMQAAWKNDRLKKAERKKERQALRAQGLLGKHANPEDLRTKYPHGMGLDQIADELRTFLLGTQPSLTLPPMDNHARKVIHELASKFNIKSKSTGSGDQRRPMLHRTFRTAKFADETFDMAITRVGRKYFPRNDIAVRAAVQRQSARRGGGGHAGVLYRDGEVVGGSAPELGQENKGRAMLEKMGWSSGTALGALNNKGILQPVAHVVKRSKAGLG from the exons ATGCCGCGCGGTGGGAAgcgaggcggtggtggcgcgCGAGCGCCACCACGCAATGCCCCTCGAAGTCGTGGCAACGACCGATCTGCCCCAGATTCCGTACCTGGAATAGGTTCTGCTG GGTTCACCCTGCAAGATGAGGCTCGCAGCACCGCCCATCGCTCCTCACCGTGGAGCAGTGATTCGAGACTGCGACATCGGCCCATTACCTTTGTAAACACTGGGAGTTCAGAACCGCTTAAGCAATTAGAGGACATTTTGCAGAAGGAGGATGCTGCTGTCCAATCTGGAGGGACGTCCGATGTTGCCCCCATTCTTTCGGAGAGCCATGACACattcctcgacaagctcgacaagctcgcTTCTGCGTCTGATGAAATCTGCATACCCGATGAGACGCTAGTCGACGTTGCCGGTGACTTGGCGATATTGCCTGGTCAAGATTGGTGTTTGAACGCCAATTTCAAGAGTATCAATGAAGAAGACAACACCAATAGTGTCGAGGCAGAGGTGCCGACGCCACTGCCATTCTTTCTCGATACCACAGGAGACAAGCGATTGCTCGAGAAAGTTCCGACTCAAACCGCCGAACGTTCGCCGTCACCTGTTCCGTCTGACTCGAGTGAGGAGATCATCCTTTTCAGAGGTCGTAACAAGGCCCCAAGAGACAAAAGGAGACAGAAACAGCGAAaacagaagcagaagctcaagCAGAGACCTTTCAACCTGGGTGGGATTCGGACAGAAATCCAAGCAGTGGAAAACACGGTTAGGTCCAAGGAAAATGACAATGTCAGAGGTTCGGAGGAAGACAAGCTGAACTCGACGCGGCAGTTGCATCAAGGCGTGAGGGCCTCCAGAAACCAAGAGGACGACTTGATTGCCGACTACATCGCCAATATGCGTGAACATGGCGATGTTGATGGGTTAATACCTGCACAGGCCTATTCCCGCCGGGACATCGGAGGTTCCCTCAGCGAGTCTGAAAGCATCGAAGAGTCGTTTCAGACCATCACCGGTCTCGACCAGGCTAATATGGTATCAAGTGACGTCAGCGAACCTGATAACACGGTAGCGGAAGTAGATACCACGACCCAGCCGAGCGACGCGGAGATTACTCAGAAGACCCGGAAGCATACCGATATGTGCAGCTCAACACAAGTTGATGATGGGCTCTTATCCCCGCAATCGGAGCCAAGCGACCAGGACATTGGGGATGGCTTGTTTGCTTCAGCGGCAGACAGATTCGCGAATGAGGTTGACGACTTTGACTTCATGGATTGGAATCGTCCAGCGTTGAAGCGAAAGAAAGGCAAAGGGGCTAAAGGCAAGGTTCCCGTATTCGATATTTCCGATTCGGAGCTTGAGGGTAAGATGCAGGCGGCGTGGAAGAACGACCGCTTGAAGAAagcagagagaaagaaagaacgcCAAGCTTTGCGCGCTCAAGGTCTCTTGGGTAAACACGCAAACCCGGAAGACTTGCGGACCAAATACCCACACGGCATGGGACTGGATCAGATTGCCGACGAGCTGAGGACGTTCCTCTTGGGCACACAGCCTAG TCTGACGCTGCCACCTATGGACAACCATGCCCGCAAAGTCATACATGAGCTCGCCAGCAAGTTCAATATCAAATCTAAATCAACTGGATCGGGTGATCAACGTCGACCTATGCTTCATCGCACTTTCAGAACCGCCAAGTTCGCCGACGAGACGTTTGACATGGCCATCACTAGGGTTGGGCGTAAGTACTTCCCTCGCAATGACATCGCGGTGCGGGCTGCCGTTCAGCGGCAGTCAGCTCGTCGTGGGGGCGGTGGGCATGCAGGTGTCCTTTACCGAGACGGAGAGGTTGTCGGCGGATCTGCGCCGGAATTGGGCCAAGAGAACAAAGGCCGCGCGATGCTCGAAAAAATGGGTTGGAGCAGTGGAACTGCGCTCGGTGCGCTCAACAACAAAGGCATTCTGCAGCCCGTCGCCCATGTCGTTAAACGTAGCAAGGCCGGACTTGGATAA
- a CDS encoding Putative peptidase C54, papain-like cysteine peptidase superfamily, peptidase C54, catalytic, whose amino-acid sequence MATVDLGRYRRIVQMFWDPEPTNENDIPVWCLGRSYVLNTKTAKDTRSDQGQTPPRIDNTERTAEQDLAQATASASVPAPTYPKGPDTPPESVSSSFSSSLAYDEDYFAQDGGWPPAFLDDFESKFWMTYRSEFQAIAKSSDPRASSTLSFSMRIKSQLVDQNGFTSDSGWGCMIRSGQSLLANAMAAINLGRDWRRGQNPEDERKLLSWFADDPRAPYSIHQFVQHGAVACGKYPGEWFGPSATARCIQEVELLLGLALANAQEQQPLRVYSTGDGPDVYEDKFMEIAKPDGSRFHPTLVLVGTRLGIDKITPVYWEALIAALQMPQSVGIAGGRPASSHYFIGAQGSYLFYLDPHHTRPALPFHTDPSHYSEADVDTVHTRRLRRLHVRELDPSMLVGFLIRDEDDWAEWRRNVKHVQGKAVIHVADRDPVPRGGEGERDGAIDEVEILSDDDGDTVLNA is encoded by the exons ATGGCTACGGTAGACCTTGGTCGATACCGTCGCATCGTTCAGATGTTCTGGGATCCCGAACCCACTAACGAGAACGACATTCCAGTCTGGTGCTTGGGACGCTCCTATGTCCTAAACACCAAGACGGCGAAAGACACTCGCAGTGACCAAGGCCAGACTCCACCTCGGATCGATAACACTGAAAGAACAGCAGAACAAGACCTTGCCCAAGCCacagcctcggcctcggtgccGGCACCAACTTACCCCAAAGGTCCTGATACCCCTCCAGAATCTGTTTCTAGCAGCTTTTCGTCGTCACTCGCCTACGATGAGGACTACTTTGCTCAGGATGGAGGATGGCCACCTGCCTTTCTGGACGATTTCGAATCCAAATTCTGGATGACATATCGTTCCGAATTCCAGGCTATCGCAAAATCCTCTGACCCCCGAGCTTCCTCGACTCTGTCCTTCTCGATGCGCATTAAGAGCCAGCTGGTCGACCAAAATGGGTTCACGTCCGACAGCGGCTGGGGATGCATGATACGATCGGGTCAAAGCCTCTTAGCGAATGCGATGGCAGCTATTAATCTAGGACGCG ACTGGCGAAGGGGTCAAAACCCAGAGGACGAGCGCAAGCTTCTTTCTTGGTTTGCGGACGACCCGAGGGCGCCGTACTCCATCCATCAATTCGTCCAACATGGTGCGGTTGCATGCGGGAAATATCCCGGAGAGTGGTTCGGCCCGTCTGCTACTGCTCGATGCATTCAGGAAGTTGAATTGCTCCTAGGCCT GGCTTTGGCCAACGcgcaagaacaacaacctcTACGAGTATATTCTACTGGGGACGGTCCTGACGTTTACGAAGACAAGTTTATGGAAATTGCCAAGCCCGACGGCTCACGGTTCCATCCGACCCTCGTTTTAGTTGGTACCAGACTAGGCATCGACAAAATCACCCCGGTCTACTGGGAGGCTCTGATAGCTGCCCTTCAAATGCCACAGTCTGTGGGTATCGCAGG TGGCCGACCTGCGTCTTCCCATTATTTCATCGGCGCGCAAGGCTCCTACTTGTTTTATCTCGATCCACATCATACCAGACCCGCGCTTCCTTTTCACACAGACCCTTCTCACTACAGCGAAGCGGATGTTGACACAGTGCATACTCGACGCCTGCGGCGACTTCATGTGCGGGAACTTGACCCTAGCATGCTTGTTGGCTTTCTAATTCGggatgaggacgactggGCTGAGTGGAGGCGGAATGTGAAGCATGTTCAGGGCAAAGCCGTGATCCATGTTGCCGACCGTGATCCCGTGCCGagaggaggcgagggcgaaaGAGATGGCGCTATTGACGAAGTGGAGATACTcagcgatgatgacggcgataCCGTCTTGAATGCCTAA
- a CDS encoding Putative DnaJ domain, Zinc finger C2H2-type, Zinc finger C2H2 superfamily: MGAQQSSGRGQGEDPSQPVKTCYYELLGVQRDATDDEIKKSYRRRALELHPDRNLNDVQNATRRFAEIQAAYEVLSDPQERSWYDSHREAILRGADPDSDDRNPEYNDVKLTSTDDIFSLIRRFNSTVPFTDEPAGFFGIVKATFDHLADEEVAAGEYTPGDAPDYPSFGVSTDSYEAVAKPFYGAWASFSTHKPFAWKDKYRLSDAPDRRVRRLMEKENKKIRDEAIRDFNDAVRFLVTFVRKRDPRYLPNTQTAAERQESLRNAAAAQAARSRAANKERLSAAFVPDWAQTRDEADASAHFPESEEEDSEVEEIECVVCSKTFKSEKSFEAHERSKKHVKAVQQLRRQMREEDLDLSLHETPAATDRGISVEDAQEGAGEQPNIKPVKGNDEDPVESELCTEEVEFSDTTSEPLGGDEYASRADVEKRLFADQNPLTGTERYNASKSNPAEVSASLESLSLGDDDGEQRDDSRIPPKKVGKAKAKREKRAARQMAEATQAGTHTCGVCEDSFTSKTKLFAHIRDLDHAAPVAKPTADDKRKKR, translated from the exons ATGGGCGCCCAGCAATCCTCTGGACGGGGCCAGGGCGAGGACCCCTCCCAACCCGTCAAAACATGCTACtacgagcttctcggcgtccagcGCGATGCCACCGACGATGA AATCAAGAAATCCTACAGAAGACGCGCACTGGAGCTTCACCCCGATCGGAACCTCAACGATGTCCAGAATGCAACCCGTCGCTTTGCCGAGATCCAGGCCGCATACGAAGTCTTGTCAGACCCGCAGGAAAGGTCGTGGTATGACTCCCATCGCGAAGCCATTCTGCGTGGTGCCGACCCCGACTCGGACGACCGCAATCCTGAGTACAACGACGTCAAGCTCACGTCCACCGACGACATTTTCTCCCTCATCCGCCGCTTCAATTCCACTGTGCCCTTCACAGATGAGCCCGCTGGCTTCTTTGGTATAGTCAAGGCGACCTTCGATCACTTGGCCGACGAAGAAGTTGCAGCCGGCGAGTACACGCCTGGAGATGCTCCAGACTATCCTTCATTTGGGGTTTCCACCGATAGCTATGAGGCTGTCGCTAAGCCCTTCTACGGCGCCTGGGCGAGCTTTTCTACCCACAAACCTTTTGCGTGGAAGGACAAATATCGACTTTCGGATGCTCCAGATCGTCGTGTCCGGCGCCTGatggaaaaagaaaacaaaaagatTCGCGATGAGGCCATCCGGGACTTCAATGATGCCGTCAGGTTCCTTGTCACATTTGTACGTAAGCGTGACCCCCGCTACCTCCCAAACACACAAACAGCCGCGGAGCGTCAGGAGTCTTTGCGcaatgccgccgctgctcaAGCTGCCCGATCCCGTGCCGCAAACAAGGAGAGGCTTTCCGCAGCATTCGTTCCCGACTGGGCTCAGACACGGGACGAAGCGGACGCTAGTGCCCATTTCCCCGAaagcgaggaggaagattCAGAAGTGGAAGAAATCGAGTGTGTCGTGTGTAGCAAAACGTTCAAAAGTGAGAAGTCGTTTGAGGCGCATGAAAGAAGTAAGAAACATGTCAAGGCTGTGCAGCAGTTGAGGCGCCAGATGAGGGAGGAGGATTTAGACTTGAGCCTCCATGAGACGCCTGCTGCAACTGACAGGGGCATTTCAGTGGAGGACGCACAGGAAGGCGCTGGCGAGCAACCAAATATCAAGCCTGTAAAGGGCAACGATGAAGACCCGGTTGAGTCAGAACTGTGCACCGAAGAAGTCGAATTCTCTGACACCACATCCGAACCTCTGGGAGGCGACGAGTATGCCTCGCGAGCTGACGTCGAGAAGAGACTATTTGCCGACCAAAACCCCCTAACTGGGACAGAACGATACAACGCATCAAAATCCAACCCCGCAGAGGTATCAGCCAGCCTAGAAAGCCTGTCGCtaggcgacgatgacggcgaacAGCGGGATGATAGCCGGATACCACCCAAAAAGGTTGGCAAAGCCAAGGCGAAACGTGAAAAACGAGCGGCCCGTCAGATGGCCGAAGCGACCCAGGCTGGCACA CATACATGTGGTGTTTGCGAGGATTCCTTCACCTCCAAGACAAAACTCTTTGCGCACATCCGGGATCTCGATCACGCCGCACCTGTTGCAAAACCCACAGCAGACGACAAGAGAAAGAAGCGCTAG